The following proteins are encoded in a genomic region of Triticum dicoccoides isolate Atlit2015 ecotype Zavitan chromosome 1B, WEW_v2.0, whole genome shotgun sequence:
- the LOC119329200 gene encoding casein kinase 1-like protein HD16 isoform X3 codes for MDDGDSVARSADKDDAPPGDDGSSTPLPETIQIGNSPTYKLDRKLGKGGFGQVYVGRRISTPSLSDRTPGANALEVAIKFEHRTSKGCNYGAPYEWQVYNTLSGIHGVPRVHYKGKQSEYYIMIMDMLGPSLWDVWNNNSHSMSVEMVACIAIEAISILEKMHSKGYVHGDVKPENFLLGPPGTLQEKKLFLVDLGLATKWKDTGTGELVEYDQRPDVFRGTVRYASVHAHLGRTGSRRDDLESLAYTLVFLLRGRLPWQGYQGENKGFLVCKKKMATSPESLCCFCPQPFRQFVEYVVNLKFDEEPNYAKCISLFDGIVGPNPDIRPINTDGAQKLIYQVGQKRGRLMMEEDDDDQPKKKIRMGMPATQWVSVYNARRPMKQRYHYNVADGRLAQHISKGNEDGLFISSVASCSNLWALIMDAGTGFTSQVYELSPYFLHKEWIMEQWEKNFYITALAGANNGSSLVVMSRGTQYAQQSYKEADGQWWCPGMLAL; via the exons ATCCAGATTGGCAATTCACCTACCTACAAACTTGACAGAAAGCTTGGAAAGGGAGGATTTGGGCAAGTATACGTTGGTCGCCGTATTTCCACTCCTAGTCTCAGTGACAGGACACCTGGTGCAAATGCTTTGGAG GTTGCAATCAAATTTGAACACCGAACCAGTAAAGGCTGCAATTATGGAGCTCCTTATGAGTGGCAGGTTTACAA CACTCTTAGCGGGATTCATGGTGTGCCAAGAGTACACTACAAAGGGAAGCAATCGGAGTACTATATCATG ATTATGGACATGTTGGGACCAAGCCTGTGGGATGTATGGAATAATAATTCCCACTC AATGTCTGTTGAAATGGTTGCTTGTATTGCTATAGAAGCCATTTCCATACTGGAGAAGATGCACTCGAAAGG GTATGTCCATGGTGATGTAAAACCTGAGAACTTTCTGCTTGGACCCCCAGGCACACTGCAAGAGAAGAAGCTTTTTCTTGTTGACCTTGGATTAG CTACTAAATGGAAAGACACTGGTACAGGAGAACTAGTTGAGTATGATCAGAGGCCTGATGTCTTCAG AGGAACCGTTCGGTATGCTAGTGTGCACGCGCACTTGGGAAGAACTGGAAGCAGGAGAGATGACCTTGAATCCCTTGCCTACACACTTGTTTTTCTTCTGCGTGGtcgccttccttggcaaggatatCAG GGAGAAAATAAAGGTTTCCTTGTTTGCAAGAAAAAGATGGCGACCTCTCCAGAATCTTTGTGTTGCTTTTGTCCACAACCTTTCCGACAGTTTGTTGAGTATGTCGTGAACTTAAAGTTTGATGAAGAACCAAATTATGCAAAGTGCATCTCTCTTTTTGATGGAATTGTTGGCCCCAATCCAGACATAAGACCAATCAACACTGATGGTGCTCAGAAG CTTATATACCAGGTTGGCCAGAAGAGAGGTCGCCTCATGATGGAGGAGGATGACGATGACCAACCCAAGAAGAAGATCAGGATGGGGATGCCTGCAACACAATGGGTTAGTGTTTACAATGCGAGGCGCCCTATGAAGCAGAG GTACCACTATAATGTTGCAGATGGTAGGTTAGCACAACATATTTCAAAAGGAAATGAAGATGGCTTGTTTATAAGCTCAGTTGCCTCTTGCTCAAATTTGTGGGCTCTAATAATGGATGCTGGCACTGGCTTTACTTCTCAAGTCTATGAACTTTCTCCATATTTTCTTCACAAG GAATGGATAATGGAGCAGTGGGAGAAGAACTTCTATATCACTGCGTTAGCAGGTGCAAACAATGGTAGTTCTCTGGTGGTCATGTCTAGAG GAACACAATATGCACAACAATCCTACAAA GAAGCCGATGGGCAGTGGTGGTGTCCCGGAATGCTGGCTTTGTAG
- the LOC119329200 gene encoding casein kinase 1-like protein HD16 isoform X1, with the protein MDDGDSVARSADKDDAPPGDDGSSTPLPETIQIGNSPTYKLDRKLGKGGFGQVYVGRRISTPSLSDRTPGANALEVAIKFEHRTSKGCNYGAPYEWQVYNTLSGIHGVPRVHYKGKQSEYYIMIMDMLGPSLWDVWNNNSHSMSVEMVACIAIEAISILEKMHSKGYVHGDVKPENFLLGPPGTLQEKKLFLVDLGLATKWKDTGTGELVEYDQRPDVFRGTVRYASVHAHLGRTGSRRDDLESLAYTLVFLLRGRLPWQGYQGENKGFLVCKKKMATSPESLCCFCPQPFRQFVEYVVNLKFDEEPNYAKCISLFDGIVGPNPDIRPINTDGAQKLIYQVGQKRGRLMMEEDDDDQPKKKIRMGMPATQWVSVYNARRPMKQRYHYNVADGRLAQHISKGNEDGLFISSVASCSNLWALIMDAGTGFTSQVYELSPYFLHKEWIMEQWEKNFYITALAGANNGSSLVVMSRGTQYAQQSYKVSDSFPFKWINKKWKEGFYVTAMATAGSRWAVVVSRNAGFVDQVVELDFLYPSEGVHRRWDNGYRITATAATWDQTALILSIPRRKPADETQETLRTSAFPSQHVKEKWAKNLYLASICYGRTVS; encoded by the exons ATCCAGATTGGCAATTCACCTACCTACAAACTTGACAGAAAGCTTGGAAAGGGAGGATTTGGGCAAGTATACGTTGGTCGCCGTATTTCCACTCCTAGTCTCAGTGACAGGACACCTGGTGCAAATGCTTTGGAG GTTGCAATCAAATTTGAACACCGAACCAGTAAAGGCTGCAATTATGGAGCTCCTTATGAGTGGCAGGTTTACAA CACTCTTAGCGGGATTCATGGTGTGCCAAGAGTACACTACAAAGGGAAGCAATCGGAGTACTATATCATG ATTATGGACATGTTGGGACCAAGCCTGTGGGATGTATGGAATAATAATTCCCACTC AATGTCTGTTGAAATGGTTGCTTGTATTGCTATAGAAGCCATTTCCATACTGGAGAAGATGCACTCGAAAGG GTATGTCCATGGTGATGTAAAACCTGAGAACTTTCTGCTTGGACCCCCAGGCACACTGCAAGAGAAGAAGCTTTTTCTTGTTGACCTTGGATTAG CTACTAAATGGAAAGACACTGGTACAGGAGAACTAGTTGAGTATGATCAGAGGCCTGATGTCTTCAG AGGAACCGTTCGGTATGCTAGTGTGCACGCGCACTTGGGAAGAACTGGAAGCAGGAGAGATGACCTTGAATCCCTTGCCTACACACTTGTTTTTCTTCTGCGTGGtcgccttccttggcaaggatatCAG GGAGAAAATAAAGGTTTCCTTGTTTGCAAGAAAAAGATGGCGACCTCTCCAGAATCTTTGTGTTGCTTTTGTCCACAACCTTTCCGACAGTTTGTTGAGTATGTCGTGAACTTAAAGTTTGATGAAGAACCAAATTATGCAAAGTGCATCTCTCTTTTTGATGGAATTGTTGGCCCCAATCCAGACATAAGACCAATCAACACTGATGGTGCTCAGAAG CTTATATACCAGGTTGGCCAGAAGAGAGGTCGCCTCATGATGGAGGAGGATGACGATGACCAACCCAAGAAGAAGATCAGGATGGGGATGCCTGCAACACAATGGGTTAGTGTTTACAATGCGAGGCGCCCTATGAAGCAGAG GTACCACTATAATGTTGCAGATGGTAGGTTAGCACAACATATTTCAAAAGGAAATGAAGATGGCTTGTTTATAAGCTCAGTTGCCTCTTGCTCAAATTTGTGGGCTCTAATAATGGATGCTGGCACTGGCTTTACTTCTCAAGTCTATGAACTTTCTCCATATTTTCTTCACAAG GAATGGATAATGGAGCAGTGGGAGAAGAACTTCTATATCACTGCGTTAGCAGGTGCAAACAATGGTAGTTCTCTGGTGGTCATGTCTAGAG GAACACAATATGCACAACAATCCTACAAAGTAAGTGACTCGTTTCCCTTCAAGTGGATAAACaagaagtggaaggaggggttttacgtcacagctatgGCCACTGCAGGAAGCCGATGGGCAGTGGTGGTGTCCCGGAATGCTGGCTTTGTAGATCAG GTTGTGGAGCTTGACTTCTTGTATCCAAGTGAGGGAGTTCACCGGCGTTGGGATAATGGTTATCGCATCACGGCTACTGCTGCTACATGGGACCAGACAGCACTTATCTTGAGCATCCCCAGAAGAAAGCCTGCTGATGAAACGCAGGAAACCCTAAGAACATCTGCTTTCCCGAGCCAGCATGTGAAG GAGAAATGGGCAAAAAATCTCTACTTGGCCTCCATTTGTTATGGAAGAACGGTATCATAA
- the LOC119329200 gene encoding casein kinase 1-like protein HD16 isoform X2 yields the protein MPPRATTGAPRRSLRRKLGKGGFGQVYVGRRISTPSLSDRTPGANALEVAIKFEHRTSKGCNYGAPYEWQVYNTLSGIHGVPRVHYKGKQSEYYIMIMDMLGPSLWDVWNNNSHSMSVEMVACIAIEAISILEKMHSKGYVHGDVKPENFLLGPPGTLQEKKLFLVDLGLATKWKDTGTGELVEYDQRPDVFRGTVRYASVHAHLGRTGSRRDDLESLAYTLVFLLRGRLPWQGYQGENKGFLVCKKKMATSPESLCCFCPQPFRQFVEYVVNLKFDEEPNYAKCISLFDGIVGPNPDIRPINTDGAQKLIYQVGQKRGRLMMEEDDDDQPKKKIRMGMPATQWVSVYNARRPMKQRYHYNVADGRLAQHISKGNEDGLFISSVASCSNLWALIMDAGTGFTSQVYELSPYFLHKEWIMEQWEKNFYITALAGANNGSSLVVMSRGTQYAQQSYKVSDSFPFKWINKKWKEGFYVTAMATAGSRWAVVVSRNAGFVDQVVELDFLYPSEGVHRRWDNGYRITATAATWDQTALILSIPRRKPADETQETLRTSAFPSQHVKEKWAKNLYLASICYGRTVS from the exons AAAGCTTGGAAAGGGAGGATTTGGGCAAGTATACGTTGGTCGCCGTATTTCCACTCCTAGTCTCAGTGACAGGACACCTGGTGCAAATGCTTTGGAG GTTGCAATCAAATTTGAACACCGAACCAGTAAAGGCTGCAATTATGGAGCTCCTTATGAGTGGCAGGTTTACAA CACTCTTAGCGGGATTCATGGTGTGCCAAGAGTACACTACAAAGGGAAGCAATCGGAGTACTATATCATG ATTATGGACATGTTGGGACCAAGCCTGTGGGATGTATGGAATAATAATTCCCACTC AATGTCTGTTGAAATGGTTGCTTGTATTGCTATAGAAGCCATTTCCATACTGGAGAAGATGCACTCGAAAGG GTATGTCCATGGTGATGTAAAACCTGAGAACTTTCTGCTTGGACCCCCAGGCACACTGCAAGAGAAGAAGCTTTTTCTTGTTGACCTTGGATTAG CTACTAAATGGAAAGACACTGGTACAGGAGAACTAGTTGAGTATGATCAGAGGCCTGATGTCTTCAG AGGAACCGTTCGGTATGCTAGTGTGCACGCGCACTTGGGAAGAACTGGAAGCAGGAGAGATGACCTTGAATCCCTTGCCTACACACTTGTTTTTCTTCTGCGTGGtcgccttccttggcaaggatatCAG GGAGAAAATAAAGGTTTCCTTGTTTGCAAGAAAAAGATGGCGACCTCTCCAGAATCTTTGTGTTGCTTTTGTCCACAACCTTTCCGACAGTTTGTTGAGTATGTCGTGAACTTAAAGTTTGATGAAGAACCAAATTATGCAAAGTGCATCTCTCTTTTTGATGGAATTGTTGGCCCCAATCCAGACATAAGACCAATCAACACTGATGGTGCTCAGAAG CTTATATACCAGGTTGGCCAGAAGAGAGGTCGCCTCATGATGGAGGAGGATGACGATGACCAACCCAAGAAGAAGATCAGGATGGGGATGCCTGCAACACAATGGGTTAGTGTTTACAATGCGAGGCGCCCTATGAAGCAGAG GTACCACTATAATGTTGCAGATGGTAGGTTAGCACAACATATTTCAAAAGGAAATGAAGATGGCTTGTTTATAAGCTCAGTTGCCTCTTGCTCAAATTTGTGGGCTCTAATAATGGATGCTGGCACTGGCTTTACTTCTCAAGTCTATGAACTTTCTCCATATTTTCTTCACAAG GAATGGATAATGGAGCAGTGGGAGAAGAACTTCTATATCACTGCGTTAGCAGGTGCAAACAATGGTAGTTCTCTGGTGGTCATGTCTAGAG GAACACAATATGCACAACAATCCTACAAAGTAAGTGACTCGTTTCCCTTCAAGTGGATAAACaagaagtggaaggaggggttttacgtcacagctatgGCCACTGCAGGAAGCCGATGGGCAGTGGTGGTGTCCCGGAATGCTGGCTTTGTAGATCAG GTTGTGGAGCTTGACTTCTTGTATCCAAGTGAGGGAGTTCACCGGCGTTGGGATAATGGTTATCGCATCACGGCTACTGCTGCTACATGGGACCAGACAGCACTTATCTTGAGCATCCCCAGAAGAAAGCCTGCTGATGAAACGCAGGAAACCCTAAGAACATCTGCTTTCCCGAGCCAGCATGTGAAG GAGAAATGGGCAAAAAATCTCTACTTGGCCTCCATTTGTTATGGAAGAACGGTATCATAA
- the LOC119329200 gene encoding casein kinase 1-like protein HD16 isoform X4, with protein MDMLGPSLWDVWNNNSHSMSVEMVACIAIEAISILEKMHSKGYVHGDVKPENFLLGPPGTLQEKKLFLVDLGLATKWKDTGTGELVEYDQRPDVFRGTVRYASVHAHLGRTGSRRDDLESLAYTLVFLLRGRLPWQGYQGENKGFLVCKKKMATSPESLCCFCPQPFRQFVEYVVNLKFDEEPNYAKCISLFDGIVGPNPDIRPINTDGAQKLIYQVGQKRGRLMMEEDDDDQPKKKIRMGMPATQWVSVYNARRPMKQRYHYNVADGRLAQHISKGNEDGLFISSVASCSNLWALIMDAGTGFTSQVYELSPYFLHKEWIMEQWEKNFYITALAGANNGSSLVVMSRGTQYAQQSYKVSDSFPFKWINKKWKEGFYVTAMATAGSRWAVVVSRNAGFVDQVVELDFLYPSEGVHRRWDNGYRITATAATWDQTALILSIPRRKPADETQETLRTSAFPSQHVKEKWAKNLYLASICYGRTVS; from the exons ATGGACATGTTGGGACCAAGCCTGTGGGATGTATGGAATAATAATTCCCACTC AATGTCTGTTGAAATGGTTGCTTGTATTGCTATAGAAGCCATTTCCATACTGGAGAAGATGCACTCGAAAGG GTATGTCCATGGTGATGTAAAACCTGAGAACTTTCTGCTTGGACCCCCAGGCACACTGCAAGAGAAGAAGCTTTTTCTTGTTGACCTTGGATTAG CTACTAAATGGAAAGACACTGGTACAGGAGAACTAGTTGAGTATGATCAGAGGCCTGATGTCTTCAG AGGAACCGTTCGGTATGCTAGTGTGCACGCGCACTTGGGAAGAACTGGAAGCAGGAGAGATGACCTTGAATCCCTTGCCTACACACTTGTTTTTCTTCTGCGTGGtcgccttccttggcaaggatatCAG GGAGAAAATAAAGGTTTCCTTGTTTGCAAGAAAAAGATGGCGACCTCTCCAGAATCTTTGTGTTGCTTTTGTCCACAACCTTTCCGACAGTTTGTTGAGTATGTCGTGAACTTAAAGTTTGATGAAGAACCAAATTATGCAAAGTGCATCTCTCTTTTTGATGGAATTGTTGGCCCCAATCCAGACATAAGACCAATCAACACTGATGGTGCTCAGAAG CTTATATACCAGGTTGGCCAGAAGAGAGGTCGCCTCATGATGGAGGAGGATGACGATGACCAACCCAAGAAGAAGATCAGGATGGGGATGCCTGCAACACAATGGGTTAGTGTTTACAATGCGAGGCGCCCTATGAAGCAGAG GTACCACTATAATGTTGCAGATGGTAGGTTAGCACAACATATTTCAAAAGGAAATGAAGATGGCTTGTTTATAAGCTCAGTTGCCTCTTGCTCAAATTTGTGGGCTCTAATAATGGATGCTGGCACTGGCTTTACTTCTCAAGTCTATGAACTTTCTCCATATTTTCTTCACAAG GAATGGATAATGGAGCAGTGGGAGAAGAACTTCTATATCACTGCGTTAGCAGGTGCAAACAATGGTAGTTCTCTGGTGGTCATGTCTAGAG GAACACAATATGCACAACAATCCTACAAAGTAAGTGACTCGTTTCCCTTCAAGTGGATAAACaagaagtggaaggaggggttttacgtcacagctatgGCCACTGCAGGAAGCCGATGGGCAGTGGTGGTGTCCCGGAATGCTGGCTTTGTAGATCAG GTTGTGGAGCTTGACTTCTTGTATCCAAGTGAGGGAGTTCACCGGCGTTGGGATAATGGTTATCGCATCACGGCTACTGCTGCTACATGGGACCAGACAGCACTTATCTTGAGCATCCCCAGAAGAAAGCCTGCTGATGAAACGCAGGAAACCCTAAGAACATCTGCTTTCCCGAGCCAGCATGTGAAG GAGAAATGGGCAAAAAATCTCTACTTGGCCTCCATTTGTTATGGAAGAACGGTATCATAA